From the Pomacea canaliculata isolate SZHN2017 linkage group LG14, ASM307304v1, whole genome shotgun sequence genome, one window contains:
- the LOC112555363 gene encoding uncharacterized protein LOC112555363 isoform X2 encodes MLQVNQAPRDLLLLNGVQRMLSSYIKMAGRVQAVAPFVILCLWAAVQSSDICRTPRWFGPNCVYRCQCKNDYEDYYCLDSNGACRCGNGYAGTSCQYENYAALASTRVENVEVVFGNMASVTDGNEVTCFAAKIQPNVKWTAELSSSSWVTHIKLIVRKGSAGPEDLTVSCYNDVDNTETRVTPRQANNNDTELVYPLNPPSLVSKVQISTSRDAQLALCEVYILGGRNLALKKNASQGEETFSSQSGAEKAVDGNIDRTTSCTQTKGTSMKSWWKVVLGNNLLIWRIEVHNKDGQYSWRLRYFEVGATLRNESFQLLYKDTRADIPSVTSINLERPVAATEVNISLPDSGIALTLCEVRIFGDCLDYFHGWKCEERCNCEDSGEICEKMWGSCPVSGCKSGWQGLGCREPCGSGTFGFQCSSNCSDTCVERKCQQISGECTNGCKPGWEGDKCDRVCPINYFGERCSRKCGEGCANSRCHHITGKCTQGCNAGWQGATCSSPCDSGFFGLNCSLTCSIGCLNTTCDASSGTCSYGCADGFGGDTCVSEDLMGDNPTDDDNNSIIIGVTVGVLFLILLLITIGLIVWRIRKRNPETKSQRKTGVNSVTPIGLLMDSPDNANNILQPLNSPNTDFTCKRSNSMSPAKPPRRRLTEKREAFQMEEQSGLVSPDDKAAVRSSKREKVESSSGAESSRQSLRSSSRRPQLMALFSRDATSTGDTAITRARASRRGASFESLDELSTVDTELMAGEALPWSGQPVHTEGYYNVVFRDKSPNTLVSLEELPARVAKWMAEPRLFNRERGLLPVGKIASWEAATLPENIRKNRYREVYPYDHSRVRLTPLTDDPTSDYYNACYIDGYNKERQYIAAQGPMEKTLADFLRMVWDVDCPCIVMLTNTVEMGRFKCEQYWPAEGVDVLSVGSIKVTVSKVTTLADYCVRELILERDGQTRRVAMFHYTAWPDNYAPASPWSLLDFRFKVHQAALTNGPTIVHCSAGIGRTGTFLTLDIQLSRAEHEDSVDVFTCVWNLRQQRISMVQTLAQYIFIYEVLAANLMTSLPVPIKDFNLSYLLQERDGKRLIEEEFQKLELCLAPPKEGSVVTEETENDSGATSDGMELPRDVHRVPVFSADGKFSSVYVNAVFQSSYRQSQAFIQTHSPLEGKVVDFLSMVFQHQATAVICLDSTEGNQGVSYWPDTKGSSVKLGPYRVELLGIKEDAVMTIRALRIYLPGQYNLNSRKSVDPTKETWHEVTHITCSLWPDCLLTSEYVSTFVAIVKTVHPEPQRPVLVHCRDGHTRSGVFCVLYAVLERLKAEGKVAVSYVTPHMRSPRRQNVTCLDQYEFLYRCVQHQLDVQEEDTTLFDQSSRDVVESSEENAYGNVQCVGGSLKEKTPRNVQAPVNTEEEPLYSNTTPCSNSDESKLQDSNIYSNLQTH; translated from the exons aGAACTACGCTGCTTTAGCGAGTACTCGGGTAGAAAATGTAGAAGTGGTGTTTGGCAATATGGCCAGTGTGACCGATGGGAACGAGGTCACGTGCTTTGCAGCAAAAATCCAACCAAATGTCAAGTGGACCGCGGAACTGAGCAGCAGCTCTTGGGTGACTCACATTAAACTTATAGTTCGGAAAg GGTCGGCGGGACCGGAGGATCTGACAGTCAGTTGTTACAACGACGTTGACAACACAGAAACTCGTGTGACTCCACGCCAGGCAAACAACAACGACACGGAGCTGGTTTACCCGCTGAACCCCCCTTCTCTAGTGTCCAAGGTTCAAATCTCCACTTCTCGGGATGCTCAACTAGCTCTGTGCGAGGTGTACATTTTAGGAg GTCGCAATCTGGCGCTGAAGAAAAATGCTAGTCAAGGAGAAGAAACATTCTCTTCTCAAAGTGGAGCTGAAAAAGCGGTGGATGGCAACATTGACAGGACGACCTCATGCACTCAGACCAAAGGCACAAGCATGAAGTCCTGGTGGAAAGTCGTTCTTGGAAACAACCTACTTATCTGGAGAATTGAAGTCCATAACAAAGATGGGCAGT aTTCATGGCGACTTCGTTATTTTGAGGTTGGGGCTACACTGCGCAATGAATCATTTCAACTCCTGTACAAAGACACACGCGCGGACATACCATCCGTCACATCTATTAATTTGGAAAGACCGGTGGCTGCAACTGAAGTTAACATTTCGTTGCCAGATAGCGGAATAGCGCTTACTTTGTGTGAGGTGCGCATTTTTGGAG ATTGCCTTGATTACTTCCATGGTTGGAAATGCGAAGAGCGATGTAACTGTGAAGACAGTGGAGAAATCTGCGAGAAGATGTGGGGGTCGTGTCCTGTCAGCGGGTGCAAAAGCGGGTGGCAAGGACTTGGGTGCCGAGAGC cCTGTGGGTCTGGAACCTTCGGCTTCCAGTGCAGCAGCAACTGTAGCGACACCTGTGTTGAGAGAAAGTGTCAACAAATCTCTGGTGAATGCACCAACGGGTGCAAGCCCGGGTGGGAGGGAGACAAATGTGACCGAG TGTGCCCTATAAATTATTTTGGCGAGAGGTGCTCTCGGAAATGTGGTGAAGGTTGTGCCAACAGCCGATGTCATCACATCACAGGCAAGTGCACTCAGGGATGCAATGCAGGCTGGCAGGGAGCAACCTGCTCTAGTC CCTGTGATTCGGGCTTCTTTGGACTCAACTGTAGCCTCACGTGCAGCATCGGCTGCTTGAACACGACATGTGACGCAAGTTCCGGAACCTGCTCATACGGATGCGCAGACGGCTTTGGTGGCGACACCTGCGTCAGTGAGGACTTAATGGGAGACAACCCTACGGATGATG ACAATAACAGCATCATAATCGGTGTGACTGTAGGCGTGCTCTTTCTAATATTATTGCTGATCACCATTGGTCTGATTGTGTGGAGGATAAG aaagagaaatccAGAAACAAAATCCCAACGGAAGACTGGCGTGAACAGTGTCACTCCTATCGGCTTACTGATGGACTCACCAGACAACGCAAACAATATACTCCAGCCACTCAACAGCCCGAACACGGACTTCACGTGCAAGCGATCCAACTCCATGTCCCCGGCGAAGCCTCCACGACGAAGGTTGACAGAGAAACGCGAAGCTTTTCAGATGGAAGAACAGAGCGG GCTCGTGTCCCCTGACGACAAAGCAGCTGTCAGATCATCCAAGCGCGAGAAGGTTGAGTCTTCCTCGGGGGCCGAGAGCTCCAGACAAAGTctccgcagcagcagcaggcggCCTCAGCTCATGGCCCTGTTCTCCAGAGATGCAACTTCTACCGGAGACACAGCCATCACCAGGGCGCGAGCCAGCAGGCGGGGGGCGAGTTTTGAGTCTCTCGATGAAT TGAGTACAGTTGACACGGAGCTGATGGCAGGTGAGGCGTTGCCATGGTCAGGTCAGCCGGTGCACACCGAGGGTTACTACAATGTGGTCTTCCGTGACAAGTCGCCCAACACACTTGTGTCTCTCGAGGAGCTGCCGGCGAGGGTAGCCAAGTGGATGGCCGAGCCCCGACTGTTCAACAGGGAGCGTGGG ctgctgcCAGTGGGCAAGATTGCGAGCTGGGAGGCAGCGACATTGCCAGAGAACATCAGGAAGAACCGCTATCGAGAAGTTTATCCAT ACGATCATTCTCGTGTCCGCTTGACACCGCTGACCGACGACCCCACCAGTGACTACTACAACGCCTGCTACATTGAT GGTTATAACAAGGAAAGACAGTATATCGCAGCACAAG GCCCCATGGAGAAGACTCTCGCCGATTTTCTGAGGATGGTGTGGGACGTGGACTGTCCGTGCATCGTCATGCTGACCAACACAGTAGAGATGGGACGG TTCAAGTGCGAGCAATACTGGCCAGCAGAAGGTGTGGACGTCCTTAGTGTCGGGAGCATCAAAGTCAcggtgtcaaaggtcacgacGCTGGCCGACTACTGTGTCCGTGAACTCATCTTGGAGAGG GATGGACAGACGAGGAGAGTAGCCATGTTCCACTACACGGCCTGGCCAGACAACTACGCCCCGGCATCCCCCTGGTCGCTGCTCGACTTCCGGTTCAAAGTGCACCAGGCCGCACTTACAAACGGACCGACAATCGTTCACTGTAG TGCTGGGATTGGGCGGACGGGCACGTTTCTCACGCTGGACATCCAGCTGTCGCGCGCCGAGCACGAGGACAGTGTGGACGTCTTCACGTGCGTGTGGAACCTCAGACAGCAGCGGATCAGCATGGTGCAGACCTTG GCGCAGTACATTTTCATCTACGAGGTGTTAGCGGCAAATTTAATGACCTCACTTCCGGTACCGATAAAAGACTTCAACCTGTCCTATTTGTTGCAAGAAAGAGACGGAAAGAGATTGATTGAAGAGGAATTTCAA AAGCTTGAGTTATGTCTAGCACCACCAAAGGAGGGAAGTGTGGTAACCGAGGAGACAGAAAACGATTCAGGGGCAACATCTGATGGCATGGAGCTACCAA gGGATGTACACCGAGTTCCAGTGTTCAGCGCAGACGGCAAGTTCTCCTCCGTGTATGTCAACGCCGTCTTTCAGTCA AGCTACAGGCAAAGCCAAGCATTTATTCAAACTCACAGTCCGCTAGAGGGCAAAGTTGTCGACTTCCTGTCGATGGTGTTTCAGCATCAAGCCACCGCTGTTATCTGTCTGGACTCGACAGAAGGAAACCAA GGGGTTTCCTACTGGCCCGACACCAAGGGGTCAAGTGTCAAGTTGGGTCCATACCGAGTGGAGCTGCTGGGCATCAAAGAAGATGCTGTGATGACCATACGTGCCCTTCGCATTTACCTCCCCGGACAGTACAACCTCAACAGC CGGAAGAGCGTTGACCCCACTAAAGAAACATGGCATGAGGTCACTCACATCACGTGCTCTCTGTGGCCAGACTGTCTGCTGACGTCAGAGTACGTGTCCACGTTTGTGGCCATAGTGAAAACTGTTCACCCAGAGCCCCAGAGACCCGTGCTTGTCCACTGCAG GGACGGACACACGAGGAGCGGCGTGTTCTGTGTGTTGTACGCGGTGCTGGAGCGACTGAAGGCGGAAGGCAAAGTGGCGGTTAGCTACGTCACACCGCACATGCGCAGTCCTCGACGACAGAACGTCACATGTCTG GATCAGTATGAATTTCTTTACCGCTGCGTGCAACACCAGCTCGATGTTCAGGAAGAAGACACAACACTGTTTGACCAGTCGTCACGTGATGTGGTTGAGTCCTCGGAGGAAAACGCATACGGCAATGTCCAGTGTGTAGGCGGGTCCTTGAAGGAGAAGACGCCCAGAAATGTCCAAGCCCCGGTAAACACAGAGGAAGAGCCCCTGTATAGCAACACCACACCCTGCAGCAACTCTGATGAATCAAAACTCCAGGACTCCAACATCTACAGCAACCTCCAGACACACTAG